In a single window of the Streptomyces brevispora genome:
- a CDS encoding HelD family protein, which produces MQKEQGFVDRLYDRVDALRGAAAQHVQDALTPVGTGLQARHERDVLVAERSGLLAALNAVDGSLCFGRIDLSDGTAHHIGRVGIREDDTAHTPVLIDWRAPVARPFYLATGHTTMGLRRRRHITTEGRTVTELHDEILDLGDRERTGFEDPSGDAVLLAAVNSARTGRMGDIVRTIQAEQDRIIRAPHRGVLVVEGGPGTGKTAVALHRAAFLLYEHRELLAKRAVLIVGPNPAFLRYIGEVLPALGETGVLLATQAELFPGVHAHGTDTGRAAAVKGGAAMAEALALAVRDRQQLPEPGAPLVIAHDDGDLVLDWEIAYEARQAARDTRLPHNLARPHFAFRIIDALTSQLTERIGADPHGGPNFLGPDDIAQLGRNVALSKEVHAAVDDLWPPLTPERFLTDYLADPVYVPDEDADAVRRAPGEGTWTPADVPLLDEVAELLGVDDSAERAAAEAERQERIAYAQGVLELSRGSESYEFEDEESEMLAAHDIIDAERMAERQEEADHRSAAERAAADRTWAFGHIIVDEAQELSPMAWRLLMRRSPTRAMTLVGDPAQTSEEAGVGSWQRILEPYVGDRFEHVTLGVNYRTPAEIMELAARVVRADDPSFEPPGSVRSTGELPWTRDAGEDLAGAVALAVAELTPVEGRLAVIAPAELHEEIAAPLEGVTAGAEPDLTRPVVLLAPRQAKGLEFDHVLVVEPARYGTSDLYVALTRATQRLGIIHREKLPGSLR; this is translated from the coding sequence TTGCAGAAGGAGCAGGGATTCGTCGACCGGCTCTACGACCGTGTCGATGCGCTGCGCGGAGCAGCCGCCCAGCACGTCCAGGACGCGCTGACGCCGGTCGGAACCGGCCTGCAGGCCCGACACGAACGCGATGTGCTCGTCGCTGAACGCTCAGGTCTGCTGGCCGCCCTGAATGCCGTGGACGGCTCGCTGTGTTTCGGCCGCATCGACCTCTCCGACGGCACGGCGCACCATATCGGCCGTGTCGGAATCCGTGAGGACGACACCGCACACACCCCTGTGCTGATCGACTGGCGCGCGCCGGTGGCCCGCCCCTTCTATCTCGCCACCGGTCACACGACCATGGGGCTGCGTCGGCGCCGGCACATCACCACCGAGGGCCGCACCGTCACCGAGCTGCACGACGAGATCCTCGACCTCGGCGACCGTGAGCGCACCGGATTCGAGGACCCGAGCGGCGACGCCGTGCTGCTCGCCGCCGTGAACTCCGCCCGTACCGGCCGCATGGGCGACATCGTGCGGACCATCCAGGCGGAGCAGGACCGCATCATCCGCGCCCCGCACCGCGGTGTCCTCGTCGTCGAGGGCGGCCCCGGTACCGGCAAGACAGCGGTGGCACTGCACCGGGCTGCCTTCCTGCTGTACGAGCACCGCGAGCTGCTCGCCAAGCGCGCCGTCCTGATCGTGGGCCCCAACCCGGCCTTCCTGCGCTACATCGGCGAGGTGCTGCCCGCGCTCGGCGAGACCGGTGTCCTGCTCGCCACGCAGGCCGAGCTCTTCCCCGGGGTCCACGCCCATGGCACCGACACGGGCCGCGCAGCCGCGGTCAAGGGCGGTGCGGCGATGGCGGAGGCGCTCGCCCTCGCCGTCCGGGACCGGCAGCAGCTGCCCGAGCCCGGCGCCCCGCTGGTCATCGCGCACGACGACGGCGATCTCGTCCTCGACTGGGAGATCGCCTACGAGGCCCGGCAGGCGGCCCGGGACACCCGGTTGCCCCACAACCTCGCCCGCCCGCACTTCGCCTTCCGGATCATCGACGCCCTCACCTCGCAGCTCACCGAACGCATCGGCGCCGACCCGCACGGCGGTCCCAACTTCCTCGGCCCCGACGACATCGCCCAGCTCGGCAGGAACGTCGCGCTCAGCAAGGAGGTGCACGCCGCCGTCGACGACCTGTGGCCGCCCCTCACCCCGGAGCGGTTCCTCACCGACTATCTGGCCGACCCCGTGTACGTACCGGACGAGGACGCCGACGCTGTCCGCCGCGCGCCCGGCGAAGGAACATGGACCCCTGCCGACGTCCCGCTGCTCGACGAGGTGGCGGAACTCCTCGGGGTCGACGACAGCGCCGAGCGGGCCGCCGCCGAGGCCGAGCGCCAGGAGCGGATCGCGTACGCGCAGGGCGTTCTGGAGCTGTCGAGGGGTTCGGAGTCGTACGAGTTCGAGGACGAGGAGTCCGAGATGCTCGCCGCGCACGACATCATCGACGCCGAACGGATGGCGGAGCGGCAGGAGGAGGCCGATCACCGCAGCGCGGCGGAGCGTGCCGCCGCCGACCGGACCTGGGCGTTCGGGCACATCATCGTCGACGAGGCACAGGAGCTGTCGCCGATGGCGTGGCGGCTGCTGATGCGTCGTTCACCGACCCGCGCGATGACCCTGGTCGGCGACCCCGCGCAGACCTCCGAGGAGGCCGGTGTCGGTTCGTGGCAGAGGATCCTGGAGCCGTACGTCGGTGACCGCTTCGAACACGTCACGCTCGGGGTCAACTACCGCACGCCCGCGGAGATCATGGAGCTGGCCGCGAGGGTCGTACGCGCCGACGACCCGTCCTTCGAGCCGCCGGGATCGGTGCGGTCCACCGGTGAGCTGCCGTGGACGCGGGATGCCGGGGAGGATCTCGCGGGCGCGGTGGCACTGGCGGTGGCGGAGCTGACGCCCGTCGAGGGACGCCTTGCGGTGATCGCGCCGGCGGAGCTCCACGAGGAGATCGCGGCTCCGCTGGAAGGAGTCACGGCCGGTGCCGAGCCCGATCTGACCCGCCCGGTGGTGCTGCTCGCCCCGCGGCAGGCAAAGGGGCTCGAGTTCGATCACGTGCTGGTCGTGGAGCCCGCCCGGTACGGGACCAGCGACCTGTACGTGGCGCTGACCCGTGCCACACAGCGGCTGGGCATCATCCACCGGGAGAAGCTGCCCGGGTCCCTGCGCTGA